One window of the Rhodococcus sovatensis genome contains the following:
- a CDS encoding ABC transporter substrate-binding protein: MTRFILDDQRLRRRRSRAVKVTALAAAVSLIAACGAGGRDESAEASEGSTVGITDTSVKIGAHFPLTGVAAPGYSEIPTGAQAYFDYVNAAGGVNGRQIEYVVRDDSYDPTTTTQVVNELVLQDEVFAVVGGLGTATHSAVIDFLNEEGVPDLFVSSGAIMWGNDPEKYPNTFGWQPDYQVEGKIIGDWVTKNRPDAKVGLFLQDDDLGRDSEVAVRQYLDDQIVEVVRYTSGNTDVAPQIAALQGAGADLVLGFNVPSYTALSQLTSMRLNYDPEWFYSSIGSDVDLVGSLLGRFSQGAVTNGAESLDGMISLEYIPGVDSPENPWTQLWQKVWAENGTGDPLTNYRVYGLSQAYAFVQALEAAGENPTREGIVAAIADGGMDFEGPQLAPFRYSDTSHLGISGASVFQIQGGVPEYLTPVLQTDIGDSPVVEYTGEESTPPESGIPG; this comes from the coding sequence ATGACAAGGTTCATTCTCGACGACCAACGACTTCGACGACGTAGGTCCAGGGCGGTCAAAGTCACCGCGCTCGCAGCCGCGGTATCACTGATCGCGGCATGCGGCGCAGGTGGCCGAGACGAGAGCGCCGAGGCGTCCGAAGGCTCGACGGTCGGCATCACGGACACGTCGGTGAAGATCGGCGCCCACTTCCCATTGACCGGAGTGGCTGCCCCCGGGTACAGCGAAATCCCCACGGGCGCACAGGCGTACTTCGACTACGTCAACGCAGCGGGCGGGGTGAACGGTCGCCAGATCGAGTACGTCGTCCGCGACGACTCCTACGATCCGACGACCACCACCCAGGTCGTCAACGAACTCGTTCTTCAGGACGAGGTCTTCGCCGTGGTCGGCGGGCTCGGCACGGCTACTCACAGTGCTGTGATCGACTTCCTCAACGAGGAGGGCGTTCCGGATCTGTTCGTCTCGTCCGGCGCGATCATGTGGGGCAACGATCCGGAGAAGTACCCGAACACCTTCGGATGGCAGCCCGACTATCAGGTCGAGGGCAAGATCATCGGCGACTGGGTTACGAAGAACCGCCCGGATGCCAAGGTGGGCCTGTTCTTGCAGGACGACGATCTCGGCCGAGACAGCGAAGTGGCAGTCCGTCAGTACCTCGACGACCAGATCGTCGAAGTGGTGCGCTATACCTCGGGCAACACCGACGTCGCGCCGCAGATCGCTGCCCTGCAGGGTGCGGGAGCTGATCTGGTCCTCGGTTTCAACGTTCCGTCGTACACCGCGCTGAGCCAGTTGACCTCGATGAGGCTCAACTACGACCCCGAATGGTTCTACAGTTCCATCGGTTCCGACGTCGACCTCGTCGGTTCACTGCTCGGACGTTTCTCGCAGGGCGCGGTCACGAACGGTGCAGAGTCGCTCGACGGCATGATCTCGCTCGAGTACATCCCCGGCGTCGACTCACCGGAGAATCCGTGGACCCAACTCTGGCAGAAAGTATGGGCGGAGAACGGAACTGGAGATCCGCTGACCAACTACCGCGTCTACGGTCTCAGCCAGGCGTACGCGTTCGTCCAAGCTCTCGAAGCCGCGGGTGAGAACCCCACTCGTGAAGGCATAGTCGCGGCGATCGCGGACGGCGGAATGGACTTCGAGGGCCCACAGTTGGCACCGTTCCGGTACTCCGACACCAGCCATCTCGGCATCTCGGGGGCCAGTGTCTTCCAGATCCAGGGCGGAGTCCCCGAATACCTGACGCCGGTCCTGCAGACGGATATCGGCGACTCTCCCGTTGTCGAATACACAGGCGAGGAGTCGACGCCGCCGGAAAGCGGGATTCCCGGGTAG
- a CDS encoding TetR/AcrR family transcriptional regulator produces the protein MAGGTKRLPRAVREQQMLDAAVDVFSDNGFHETSMDAIAKKAAISKPMLYLYYGSKEELFAACIHREGAKFVEALTPAADPTLTPREQLRRALLGFLGFVGENRKSWMVLYRQAIGQTAFASQVQSSRDRLIELTARLLEMSTKDPEPDQNYALMAVALVGAGEAVADRVAGGEIEVDAAADLLESLAWRGLAGKKSAPIV, from the coding sequence ATGGCCGGCGGCACCAAACGATTGCCCCGTGCCGTCCGAGAGCAGCAGATGCTCGACGCCGCGGTCGATGTCTTCTCCGACAACGGGTTCCATGAGACGTCGATGGATGCGATCGCCAAGAAGGCGGCGATCTCCAAGCCCATGCTGTATCTCTATTACGGTTCCAAGGAAGAATTGTTCGCGGCGTGTATCCATCGTGAAGGCGCCAAATTCGTCGAAGCTCTCACGCCTGCCGCCGACCCCACCTTGACCCCGCGTGAGCAGCTGAGACGCGCGCTGCTGGGCTTCCTTGGTTTCGTCGGCGAAAACCGGAAGTCGTGGATGGTGTTGTACCGCCAGGCGATCGGTCAGACGGCATTTGCGTCGCAGGTCCAGAGCAGCCGGGACAGGCTCATCGAGCTGACCGCCCGGTTGCTCGAAATGAGCACCAAAGATCCGGAACCCGATCAGAACTATGCACTGATGGCCGTTGCCCTCGTCGGCGCCGGAGAGGCCGTCGCGGACCGTGTTGCGGGCGGCGAAATCGAAGTCGATGCAGCAGCGGACCTATTGGAAAGCCTCGCGTGGCGCGGTCTTGCAGGAAAGAAATCCGCGCCGATTGTCTGA
- a CDS encoding 3-oxoacyl-ACP reductase, whose protein sequence is MAATKGAPDLYSTFLASAPGAFIAKQAGLPQPEKLRRYKAGEPPLAGPVLIGGNGRLVEPLRALLADYPQAQAHDDKYGALVFDATGIGNVSELEQLFQFFQPVIRNLAPSARVVVIGTTPEETASVDEHIAQRALEGFTRSVGKEVKRGATAQLVYVSPKASAGLSGLESTLRFLLSAKSAFVDGQVIVVGDADSEAPTSWDKPLAGKVAVVTGAARGIGATIAEVLARDGATVIAADIPAAGEALSETANKVGGTSLALDVTAPDAGEVLSKHLLERHGGADIIVHNAGITRDKTLANMDESRWNSVIGVNLLAPQRITDHLVETGALKEGGRVVDVSSIAGIAGNRGQTNYGTSKAGVIGLVHASAPVLAKKNITINAVAPGFIETAMTAAIPFATREAGRRMSSLLQGGETVDVAELVSYFASPASNAVTGQVVRVCGQSLLGA, encoded by the coding sequence GTGGCAGCCACCAAGGGAGCCCCAGACCTCTACTCAACGTTCCTCGCGTCCGCGCCCGGAGCCTTCATCGCAAAGCAAGCAGGTCTGCCGCAGCCCGAAAAGCTGCGACGGTACAAAGCAGGCGAACCGCCGCTTGCCGGCCCAGTGTTGATCGGCGGAAACGGCCGACTCGTCGAGCCGTTGCGCGCGCTCCTCGCCGACTACCCCCAGGCCCAGGCACACGATGACAAGTACGGCGCGCTGGTGTTCGACGCCACCGGCATCGGCAACGTCAGCGAACTCGAGCAGCTGTTCCAGTTCTTCCAGCCGGTCATTCGCAACCTCGCGCCATCGGCACGCGTCGTCGTGATCGGCACGACGCCGGAAGAAACCGCAAGCGTCGACGAGCACATCGCTCAGCGGGCGCTCGAAGGCTTCACCCGGAGCGTCGGCAAAGAGGTCAAGCGCGGCGCGACGGCTCAGCTGGTCTACGTCTCCCCGAAGGCGTCGGCCGGGCTCTCCGGCCTCGAATCCACGCTTCGCTTCCTGCTGTCGGCCAAGTCCGCATTCGTCGACGGCCAGGTCATCGTTGTCGGAGATGCCGACTCCGAGGCTCCGACCTCCTGGGACAAGCCCCTCGCCGGCAAGGTAGCCGTCGTCACCGGTGCAGCTCGCGGAATCGGCGCGACCATCGCCGAGGTCCTCGCGCGCGACGGCGCAACCGTCATCGCCGCCGACATCCCCGCCGCGGGCGAGGCCCTGTCGGAGACCGCCAACAAGGTCGGCGGAACTTCCCTCGCGCTCGACGTCACTGCACCCGACGCCGGCGAAGTTCTGTCCAAGCACCTCCTCGAACGTCACGGCGGCGCGGACATCATCGTCCACAATGCAGGCATCACGCGCGACAAGACGCTCGCCAACATGGACGAGAGCCGGTGGAACTCGGTCATCGGCGTCAACCTTCTCGCCCCGCAGCGCATCACCGATCACTTGGTCGAGACGGGTGCACTGAAGGAAGGCGGACGCGTCGTCGACGTCTCCTCCATCGCAGGCATCGCCGGCAACCGCGGCCAGACCAACTACGGCACGTCCAAGGCCGGAGTCATCGGTCTCGTACACGCTTCGGCGCCGGTACTGGCGAAGAAGAACATCACGATCAACGCCGTCGCACCGGGCTTCATCGAAACCGCGATGACTGCGGCCATTCCGTTCGCGACCCGCGAGGCAGGACGTCGCATGAGCTCGCTGCTGCAGGGCGGCGAAACCGTCGACGTCGCCGAGTTGGTCTCCTACTTCGCGAGCCCAGCGTCCAACGCCGTCACCGGACAGGTCGTCCGCGTCTGCGGCCAGAGCCTGCTCGGCGCATGA
- a CDS encoding acetyl-CoA C-acetyltransferase, which translates to MTSKQLRPVAIVGGNRIPFARSDKKYALASNQDMLTATIDGLVSRFGLQGERLGLVVAGAVLKHSRDFNLTRETVLGSALSPYTPAYDLQQACGTGLQAVVSVGDAIASGRIEAGIGGGVDTTSDAPIGVNDDLREFLLSLNRAKSTTDRLKLLGNVRPSMLGIEIPRNGEPRTGLSMGDHAAKTAKEFGIRREDQDELAAASHRNMAAAYDRGFFDDLVTPFLGLTRDDNLRPGSTVEKLSTLKPVFGTKLGDATMTAGNSTPLTDGASAALLSSDEWASERNLPVLAHLVDSETAAIDYIHGNAGYEDGLLMAPTYAIPRLLARNGLTLQDFDYYEIHEAFASVVLATLQAFESDEYCKERLGLDSALGSIDRSKLNVNGSSLAAGHPFAATGGRIVASLAKMLAEKGSGRGLISICAAGGQGVTAIIER; encoded by the coding sequence GTGACAAGCAAGCAGCTACGACCGGTCGCAATCGTCGGTGGCAACCGCATCCCGTTCGCGCGCTCGGACAAGAAGTACGCCCTGGCCTCGAACCAGGATATGCTCACCGCCACCATCGACGGGCTGGTAAGCCGGTTCGGTCTGCAGGGCGAGCGTCTCGGCCTCGTCGTTGCGGGTGCCGTGCTCAAGCACAGTCGTGACTTCAACCTCACGCGCGAGACCGTTCTCGGTAGCGCGCTCAGCCCATACACCCCGGCATACGATCTGCAGCAGGCGTGCGGCACTGGACTGCAGGCTGTCGTTTCCGTCGGCGACGCCATCGCGTCGGGTCGCATCGAAGCGGGAATCGGCGGCGGCGTCGACACCACGTCGGACGCACCGATCGGTGTCAACGACGACTTGCGTGAATTCCTTCTCTCACTCAATCGCGCGAAGTCGACGACGGATCGACTGAAGCTGCTCGGCAACGTGCGTCCGTCGATGCTCGGCATCGAGATTCCGCGCAATGGGGAGCCTCGCACCGGTCTGTCGATGGGTGATCACGCAGCCAAGACTGCGAAGGAATTCGGAATTCGCCGCGAAGACCAAGACGAACTGGCCGCCGCAAGCCACAGGAACATGGCGGCCGCGTACGACCGGGGGTTCTTCGACGACCTGGTGACGCCGTTCCTCGGTCTCACTCGCGACGACAACCTGCGTCCGGGATCGACCGTCGAAAAGCTCTCGACGCTCAAGCCCGTGTTCGGCACGAAGCTCGGCGACGCCACCATGACTGCAGGCAACTCGACGCCGCTCACCGACGGCGCCTCCGCGGCGCTGCTCTCCTCGGACGAGTGGGCATCCGAGCGCAACCTGCCGGTGCTCGCGCACCTCGTGGACTCCGAAACGGCGGCAATCGACTACATCCATGGCAACGCTGGGTATGAGGACGGTCTACTGATGGCGCCGACGTACGCCATTCCGCGTCTTCTGGCTCGAAATGGGCTTACGCTGCAGGACTTCGACTACTACGAGATCCACGAGGCGTTCGCATCCGTCGTACTCGCGACGCTGCAGGCATTCGAGAGCGACGAGTACTGCAAGGAGCGTCTCGGCCTCGATTCTGCTCTGGGCTCGATCGACCGCAGCAAGCTCAACGTCAACGGATCTTCGCTTGCGGCGGGACACCCGTTCGCTGCGACCGGCGGCCGCATCGTTGCGTCGTTGGCCAAGATGCTGGCAGAGAAGGGCTCGGGCCGCGGCCTGATCTCCATCTGTGCAGCAGGTGGTCAGGGCGTTACCGCAATCATCGAGCGCTGA
- a CDS encoding MaoC/PaaZ C-terminal domain-containing protein, which produces MSVVQLTEQPKTSEIYTAAALGALPFLRPKSSSVPSTVFELRGLRVDADNLAGYCRATGLRFGDTLPVTYPFTLVFPTVMKLMVSKGFPFAAIGSVHAENVIEQFRSISASEPLDIRVHAENLREHRKGLLVDVISEVSVGRELVWKQTSSFLSLQKTSLSGGPRETPPADEVPPPPTRTLRVDQKTISRYASVSGDRNPIHVSSLGAKAFGFPRTIAHGMWSAAAALQVIEGRIPEKVTYNVRFGKPIILPATVNLYAESVGAGWDISLKNPKKGYPHLTGTLR; this is translated from the coding sequence ATGAGCGTCGTCCAGCTCACGGAGCAGCCGAAGACGTCGGAGATCTACACCGCCGCCGCACTCGGAGCGTTGCCGTTCCTCCGGCCGAAGTCGTCGTCGGTGCCGAGCACCGTGTTCGAGCTTCGCGGACTACGCGTGGACGCCGACAACCTCGCCGGGTACTGCCGCGCAACGGGTTTGCGTTTCGGGGACACGCTCCCGGTGACGTACCCGTTCACTCTGGTGTTCCCGACGGTCATGAAACTGATGGTGTCCAAAGGCTTTCCGTTCGCTGCAATCGGTTCCGTGCACGCCGAGAACGTCATCGAACAGTTCAGGAGCATCTCCGCTTCCGAGCCGCTCGACATCCGAGTACACGCGGAGAACCTGCGTGAACACCGCAAGGGCCTGTTGGTCGACGTCATCAGCGAGGTCAGCGTCGGACGCGAACTCGTATGGAAGCAGACCTCGAGCTTCTTGAGCTTGCAGAAAACCTCGCTCTCCGGCGGACCTCGTGAAACACCTCCCGCCGACGAGGTTCCGCCGCCCCCGACGCGCACCCTGCGAGTCGACCAGAAGACCATCAGCAGGTACGCGTCGGTCTCCGGCGATCGCAACCCGATCCACGTTTCGTCGTTGGGCGCCAAAGCTTTCGGGTTCCCGCGAACGATCGCGCACGGAATGTGGAGTGCAGCTGCCGCACTCCAGGTGATCGAGGGCCGTATTCCGGAGAAGGTCACGTACAACGTCAGGTTCGGCAAGCCGATAATCCTGCCCGCGACCGTCAACCTGTACGCCGAGTCAGTCGGTGCAGGCTGGGATATTTCGCTCAAGAATCCGAAGAAGGGGTACCCGCACCTCACCGGGACTCTTCGGTAG
- a CDS encoding branched-chain amino acid ABC transporter permease, which yields MSTRITSTPVWVRITATPVRRHFLCAVIGLAVIVLALESLSTFRQSQLTSVAYLAIAAGGLTVLTGLSGQLSLGHGAFMAVGAYTAALMLRAQDSGWSVPLVLLAATAVAAVVGLVVGVAAARLHGPYLAGATLALAVAVPGLALYFSDYLGGEQGLVVPAPKVPDVVDNVMYFVTGNDMDSTKFVSYVSWILLVLVFFLLANVSSSRVGRRWRAVRDDEVAAELAGIDLGRARILAFVVSSACAGAGGAVLAMSARIAAPSGFTLTLSLTLLSAVVIGGLGTLSGALIGAALLTYIPPVVTNLGLDAGLSSLQSAELAPLVTGVFTVLVILFAPLGLVGTFRKWRITRKGEK from the coding sequence ATGAGCACTCGAATAACGTCCACCCCCGTGTGGGTTCGAATTACTGCCACGCCCGTCCGTCGCCATTTCCTCTGTGCGGTGATCGGTCTCGCCGTCATCGTGCTGGCACTGGAAAGCCTGAGCACCTTCCGTCAGAGTCAGCTCACCTCCGTCGCCTACCTCGCCATCGCGGCCGGCGGGCTGACGGTGCTCACCGGTCTCAGCGGACAGCTGTCTCTAGGCCATGGAGCGTTCATGGCCGTCGGGGCGTACACCGCCGCCCTGATGCTGCGGGCCCAGGATTCCGGATGGTCGGTGCCGTTGGTTCTCCTGGCGGCAACCGCTGTGGCAGCTGTCGTCGGACTGGTTGTCGGGGTGGCGGCAGCACGCCTGCACGGACCGTATCTCGCAGGCGCAACCCTCGCGCTCGCCGTCGCGGTGCCAGGACTCGCACTGTATTTCTCGGACTACCTCGGCGGAGAGCAAGGGCTTGTCGTTCCTGCTCCCAAGGTCCCGGACGTCGTCGACAACGTCATGTATTTCGTGACCGGAAACGACATGGACAGTACGAAATTCGTATCGTACGTCAGCTGGATTCTGCTGGTGCTCGTGTTCTTCCTGCTGGCGAATGTCTCGTCGAGCAGGGTGGGTAGACGGTGGCGAGCGGTTCGCGACGACGAGGTTGCCGCAGAGCTCGCCGGCATCGACCTCGGACGGGCACGGATCCTCGCGTTCGTCGTGAGCTCGGCGTGCGCGGGCGCGGGCGGTGCGGTCCTGGCGATGTCGGCGAGAATCGCGGCACCGAGCGGATTCACACTGACGTTGTCGTTGACCTTGCTCTCCGCAGTGGTGATCGGCGGACTCGGAACCCTGTCCGGCGCCCTCATCGGAGCAGCCCTGTTGACCTACATACCTCCGGTCGTCACGAATCTCGGGCTCGACGCCGGATTGAGCAGCCTGCAATCGGCCGAACTAGCACCACTCGTCACCGGAGTCTTCACGGTTCTCGTAATCCTTTTTGCACCACTGGGATTGGTAGGAACATTCCGAAAATGGCGCATCACCAGAAAAGGGGAAAAATGA
- a CDS encoding branched-chain amino acid ABC transporter permease, with protein sequence MQQLLTILINGVTTGMVYAAFALALVLIWRSTRIVNFAQAPMAMITTYVALVVIDAGYSYWIGFGVALLCGLVLGAAIERLVIRFVDSSSHINPVILTLGLFIIIHAVAAIVFGNQFRSFPAPFGLTGQRIGDLNVALTGYDIFKIIAVLVVLALLVLLFRFTDLGLKMRASAYEQEVAKLLGVRVGRMLTLGWALAAVVGSLAGLLIAGGSLVHPGYMDSIVVFGFVAAVLGGLDSPAGAVVGGLLMGIGLSFVSGYLGQDLVSSAALIILIVVLLVRPSGLFASAAARRV encoded by the coding sequence TGACGACCGGAATGGTCTACGCCGCATTCGCGCTCGCCTTGGTCCTCATCTGGCGATCCACGCGCATCGTCAACTTCGCGCAAGCCCCGATGGCCATGATCACCACCTACGTAGCATTGGTCGTCATCGACGCCGGCTACTCCTACTGGATCGGATTCGGTGTCGCACTCCTCTGCGGTCTCGTACTCGGTGCTGCTATCGAACGACTGGTCATCCGGTTCGTCGACAGCTCGTCGCACATCAACCCGGTCATTCTGACGCTCGGGTTGTTCATCATCATCCACGCGGTGGCGGCCATCGTGTTCGGCAATCAATTCCGTTCCTTTCCAGCACCGTTCGGGCTCACCGGCCAACGAATCGGTGATCTGAACGTCGCGCTCACCGGTTACGACATCTTCAAGATCATCGCGGTCCTGGTCGTTCTCGCTCTACTGGTGCTGCTGTTCCGATTCACCGATCTCGGCCTGAAGATGCGGGCGAGTGCATACGAGCAGGAGGTGGCCAAACTCCTCGGCGTGCGTGTCGGTCGAATGCTCACGCTCGGTTGGGCGCTCGCCGCCGTGGTCGGCTCACTTGCGGGCCTGCTGATTGCCGGCGGGTCACTCGTGCATCCCGGGTACATGGACTCGATCGTCGTATTCGGTTTCGTCGCTGCAGTTCTCGGTGGGCTGGACAGTCCCGCAGGCGCCGTCGTCGGTGGACTGCTGATGGGAATCGGACTCAGCTTCGTCAGCGGATACCTCGGCCAGGATCTGGTCTCGAGCGCAGCATTGATCATCCTCATAGTCGTGCTACTCGTCCGTCCGAGCGGATTGTTCGCAAGCGCAGCGGCGAGGAGGGTCTGA